The Pseudoalteromonas tunicata genome segment TCCTTCTTTTTTGCAAGTGAGCTTTTATGTCATTTAATTTTAGTTTTGTACTTAATAAAGCTTATTTTACTGAGTGTTTTGAGCAATCTGAGCTGATTAACCTTGCGCCTAAACGTAAGTTAATTTTTGCCAGCGGTTTGATTATTTTTGGCCTACTGTTAAATCGTTTTACGGATACAGGGCAATTTGCGGCTTATTTATTGATGGGCATAGGTGTTTTAGAATTTATTGCCTATTACTATCGCAAGCCTTGGTGGGTGACGCGACAGATGTGGAGTCGCTCGGCAAATGTAACTGTGACGCTTATCATCGACGAAGAAAAAATAGCGACTCAAAGTATTTATCATCAACTTGTGATTTATTGGTCTGACTTGGCTGAAGTGATTGATACACCAAAGGGGATTATAGTCGTTACCAGCAAAAATACTCGCCATTATTTATCTAAAGCATATGTTGATGAGCAGGCTATTGCATACATCACACAACAGTTAGCCAGTTAACATCTGTGTCAAATTAAAAAGGGTAAAAGGCTTTTTTCCTTTTACCCAATCATAGTTTAACGATATAACGGGCTCCAAGCACAAGTCCGATAGCCATTTTTTTCAAAATAGAAGTTAGAGCAATAATCGTCGTAGTTGCTATTACCGACATCAACGCGATAGCCACTTATATATGCATTTTGCAACGAGATAAATCGGCCATTATATAAAAGTGACCAATGAACATGCGGGCCACTTGATTGCCCACCTTCACACAGTGCCGCTGAATAATTGTTTGCATAACGACCAAGCCATGCACCAGCCGAAATCACATCACCAGTATTATATTGCACATTATCCATATGATAGTAACTTGTAGCGTAACCACTTGAGTGGGTTACTCGGATATTACATGCCGAATAACGTGTTACTTGGCCACCATGGGAAGCTTGTACCCAAGGGGTATTGCTGCCCCAACCACCAGAGCCATTGTTAAAATCTAACGATGAAAATGGATAGCCGGAACCAGTATTAGAATGTGCGCCGCCGCTGTACCAAGCGCTTCCACTTGGCCAAGGAAATGACATGTAAAAGCTCGCAGCCTGTATTGAAGTCTGAACCGAGGCCGCTAACTGTCTGTTATTTATATCGATTAAAAGCGATTCGCCATTCGATATTTGCGCATAGCTCGATAATAATTGATTAAATTTACTTTGTGCAGGCTGATTCGTCTGTTCTGTTTGCTGCTCGGAAGTAGAAAATAAGCTTTGCAGCGCTAAAGTCGCGGGTGTATTGCTTTGAAGCTGGCTTATTTTGTTATCAGATAAAGCTTGTTCAAATGCATAAAAGCGAGCGCTAAGCTGCAGTGCAATATCTTTTACTTGTTTATCGAAACCGACTTCGTTTGATAGCCCTTTTAATGGTTGTTCAACGTTTGCCTCATTTGGGGTCGATATTAATTGGCTTTGTAACTCGATGAGCGCAATTAGTAGTTTAGGATTGACGCTGCTATAGCCAGCCCAGTGCAAAATAACTTCTTGTTTTGCTAAAAGTGATGGTGCATGTAGTGCAAAATAATTGGGCCAATCAATTTGATTTAGTTGGTTATTAAATAAAAACGTATTTGAATCGATCACTTGCAGGCTATTGGTTTTTAACGCTGCTAAGTGTTGTTTAGAAAGCTTGAACACATCTTTTTGATGGCTATCTGCAAAAATCGATGGGCTAAACAAAGAGGCAAGTAGTAAGGTTGCACTGCTTAGCTTAGCAATTTGTTGATGTTTTTTCATTATTGCTCCTAGAGTTTGTACCTGTAAGTGGTTTTTATACTCTAGGTAATTGTTATAAAAATGTAATAGTCTTTATTTGTTCCTTTTATGGGTTTTTATTCTAAGTTCATTTTTAGCATAATGTAGAGTTTTGTTTACTTTTTATTCGCTGTAGCTTTTTATAATTCTAAATCGAGCGTGGCTATAAAAAATTAGTATTTATAATCATTTGGTTAGCAGTGGATTGTCTCGCAGTTATTCGAGTCTTCACTAAAAAATGGCTTGCTTATCTTAAATTATTCACTTTTTATTCATGCTCTAGCTTACGTAAACGTCAATGTGTTTTTCGTGTTTTTGGTCTGACCAATTGATCTTGTTATTGAGTTGTTTTATTTTTTTCATTTTATTAATTATGCTGGTTATCTTACTGAATCATCTATTTTATATAGATTTTAGCTATATCCAATATTTTTAAAGCTTATAACATGATGAAAAATCCCCATGTTGTTGGCTGTTAAATTAATGTTGATTATGTTAGTTTGTGTTTAATTGGTTTTACCAATTGACAATGTTTATTTGCTTGTTAGTATGGTTTTATTCATTTTTAGTGAATATTTATTGTTTTTGGTGGTTTTTTATTAGCTTATTCATGGGGGTGAGGGAATGGATATAGCGTCGTCGTTGATGCAAGCGGCAAACATAATGCTAACAGGCATGGTGGTTGTTTTTATCTTTTTAGCTATTTTAATCGGTGCCATCAAATTGATGACTCATTTGGTGGGGCAAGAACCTGAACCGCTAAAACCAAAAAAGTCTGCCGGTTTTAAATCAGCTGCAGTACCCAATGCACATATCGCTGCTATTTCTGCAGCAGTTCATCAATATCGTAATCAAGAAAAATAATAAGGGCGAGAGATGTCAAAACTAAAGCTAACCGAACTCGTTTTACGCGAC includes the following:
- a CDS encoding YcxB family protein — its product is MSFNFSFVLNKAYFTECFEQSELINLAPKRKLIFASGLIIFGLLLNRFTDTGQFAAYLLMGIGVLEFIAYYYRKPWWVTRQMWSRSANVTVTLIIDEEKIATQSIYHQLVIYWSDLAEVIDTPKGIIVVTSKNTRHYLSKAYVDEQAIAYITQQLAS
- a CDS encoding M23 family metallopeptidase: MKKHQQIAKLSSATLLLASLFSPSIFADSHQKDVFKLSKQHLAALKTNSLQVIDSNTFLFNNQLNQIDWPNYFALHAPSLLAKQEVILHWAGYSSVNPKLLIALIELQSQLISTPNEANVEQPLKGLSNEVGFDKQVKDIALQLSARFYAFEQALSDNKISQLQSNTPATLALQSLFSTSEQQTEQTNQPAQSKFNQLLSSYAQISNGESLLIDINNRQLAASVQTSIQAASFYMSFPWPSGSAWYSGGAHSNTGSGYPFSSLDFNNGSGGWGSNTPWVQASHGGQVTRYSACNIRVTHSSGYATSYYHMDNVQYNTGDVISAGAWLGRYANNYSAALCEGGQSSGPHVHWSLLYNGRFISLQNAYISGYRVDVGNSNYDDYCSNFYFEKNGYRTCAWSPLYR
- a CDS encoding OadG family protein gives rise to the protein MDIASSLMQAANIMLTGMVVVFIFLAILIGAIKLMTHLVGQEPEPLKPKKSAGFKSAAVPNAHIAAISAAVHQYRNQEK